TTTTCTATTTTTTGTTGATATTTATAAGCACTCTTCATAATTACTTCTTGTATATATCCATTTTCTATAGCTTTTGGTGATCCACCCATAGAATCTATATTTTCAATAATCTTCATAGCTTCTTTTTCTATTTGATCAGTTAAACTTTCAACATAATAAGAGCCTGCTAGAGGATCTATTGTTTCACACACGCCACTTTCTTCACCTATTATTTGTTGAGTTCTTAGAGCTATCGTTACAGAGTCTTCTGTAGGTAATGATAGAGCTTCATCTCTAGAATTAGTATGTAATGATTGTGTCCCACCTAAAACAGCCGCTAAAGCCTGCATAGTAACTCTCATGATATTATTATCTGGCTGCTGAGCAGTTAATGTTGAACCTGCTGTTTGAGTATGGAATTTCAGCATACATGATTTAGGATTAGTAGCATTAAATCTTTCTTTCATTATTTTTGCCCATAATCTTCTTGCAGCTCTAAATTTACTTACTTCCTCTAACAAATTATTGTGTGAAGCAAAGAAGAATGACAATCTAGGTGCAAAATCATCTACATCTAGCCCTGCATTAATTGCAGCATTTACGTATGCAATACCATTCGCTAATGTAAATGCAACTTCTTGGATTGCATTAGCCCCTGCTTCCCTTATATGATATCCAGATATACTTATAGTGTTCCAATTAGGTAATTCTTTTGAGCAATACTCAAATATATCTGTAGTTAACCTCATTGATGGTTGCACTGGGAATATATAAGTTCCTCTAGCAACATATTCTTTTAATATATCATTTTGAATTGTACCTCTTAACTTGTCTACTGAAACTCCCTGCTTTTTAGCTACAGCTATATACATTGCTAAAAGTACAGAAGAAGGAGCATTTATAGTCATTGATGTAGATACTTTATCTAAAGGTATATCCTTAAATAACACTTCCATATCACCTAAAGAATCTATAGCAACGCCTACTTTACCTACTTCTCCTTTACATATATTTTCATCAGAGTCATAGCCTAACTGTGTAGGTAAATCAAATGCAACAGATAAACCTTTAGATCCTTGTTCTATTAAATATTTATATCTTTCATTTGATTCCTCTGCTGTTGCAAATCCTGCATACATTCTCATTGTCCACAATTTACCTCTATACATAGTAGGTTGTACACCTCTAGTAAAAGGGTATTGACCTGGATATCCAAGTTCTTGATCATAATCTACATTTGCATCTAACGGCGTGTACAATCTTTTGACCTCTTCATCTGTGTCTAATATAAACTGTTCCTTTCTTTCTGGAAATCTGTTTAATGTTTTTTTGACTTTTGTTTCTTCCCACTT
Above is a genomic segment from Romboutsia lituseburensis containing:
- a CDS encoding acyl-CoA mutase large subunit family protein, with translation MNTQQEIIKNSLEKWEETKVKKTLNRFPERKEQFILDTDEEVKRLYTPLDANVDYDQELGYPGQYPFTRGVQPTMYRGKLWTMRMYAGFATAEESNERYKYLIEQGSKGLSVAFDLPTQLGYDSDENICKGEVGKVGVAIDSLGDMEVLFKDIPLDKVSTSMTINAPSSVLLAMYIAVAKKQGVSVDKLRGTIQNDILKEYVARGTYIFPVQPSMRLTTDIFEYCSKELPNWNTISISGYHIREAGANAIQEVAFTLANGIAYVNAAINAGLDVDDFAPRLSFFFASHNNLLEEVSKFRAARRLWAKIMKERFNATNPKSCMLKFHTQTAGSTLTAQQPDNNIMRVTMQALAAVLGGTQSLHTNSRDEALSLPTEDSVTIALRTQQIIGEESGVCETIDPLAGSYYVESLTDQIEKEAMKIIENIDSMGGSPKAIENGYIQEVIMKSAYKYQQKIENKEKIIVGVNKYTSQEQEIKGLLKVDEVAEKTQISKLSKFKQSRDNEKTTAALERLRNACNTTDNMMPYIIEAVESYATLGEICKVMREEFGEYVQGDVF